The following are encoded in a window of Mycoplasma anserisalpingitidis genomic DNA:
- a CDS encoding 16S rRNA (uracil(1498)-N(3))-methyltransferase: MNRFFAINKQNDKLYFDEKTLKHFKVLRLENKEIIGVYEGKFYLSVLNKNIAEIKEEINENHEFNFKVKLGVSLIKLERFEWLIEKAVELGATEIIPFISTHTNSEIAKFKFNKKIDRFNEIMFNAAQQSYRNIIIKLSELKTFDEIINEEAEVKFIAHEKVDNSFIKQKINKDVLFLIGPEGGFSDFEVDKAIDKGFQCISLGKRILRAETAAIYLLSQIEVSNE; the protein is encoded by the coding sequence ATGAATAGATTTTTTGCTATTAACAAACAGAATGATAAGTTGTATTTTGATGAAAAAACATTAAAACATTTTAAGGTTTTAAGGCTAGAAAACAAGGAAATTATCGGAGTTTATGAAGGTAAATTTTATTTAAGTGTTTTAAATAAAAATATTGCTGAAATAAAAGAAGAAATTAATGAAAATCATGAATTTAACTTTAAAGTAAAGTTGGGGGTTTCTCTCATAAAATTAGAACGTTTTGAATGGCTCATAGAAAAAGCTGTTGAACTTGGTGCAACTGAAATTATTCCTTTTATTTCCACTCATACTAATAGTGAAATAGCTAAGTTTAAATTCAATAAAAAGATTGATCGATTCAATGAAATAATGTTTAATGCTGCCCAGCAGTCATATAGAAACATAATCATTAAATTAAGTGAATTAAAGACTTTTGACGAAATTATAAACGAAGAGGCAGAAGTTAAATTTATTGCTCATGAAAAAGTTGATAATTCTTTTATTAAACAAAAAATAAATAAAGATGTTTTATTTTTGATTGGACCTGAAGGTGGTTTTAGTGATTTCGAAGTAGATAAAGCAATTGATAAAGGATTTCAATGCATTTCACTAGGAAAAAGAATTTTACGCGCTGAAACAGCAGCGATTTATTTGCTAAGTCAGATCGAGGTAAGTAATGAGTAA
- the upp gene encoding uracil phosphoribosyltransferase, translated as MLKVLEHPLIKIKLTNMRDKNANHSRFRRNLNEIAMLMVYEILRDYKTKTKVITTPLEKEYNGFTYDKEIVIVPILRAGLGMVEGLLELVPEARVGHIGLYRDEKTFQAKEYYYKMPEVAKDSQIFVVDPMLATGGSAADSIERLQKDGFTNIKLVCLVGVKEGVEHIEKKFGKDFMIYLASLDERLNDHKYIEPGLGDAGDRIFGSK; from the coding sequence ATGTTGAAAGTTTTAGAACACCCATTGATTAAAATTAAATTAACAAACATGAGAGATAAAAATGCAAATCATTCTCGTTTTAGAAGAAATTTAAATGAAATAGCAATGCTTATGGTTTATGAAATTTTAAGAGATTACAAGACCAAAACTAAAGTAATTACAACTCCGCTTGAAAAAGAATATAATGGATTTACTTATGATAAAGAAATTGTTATAGTACCTATTTTAAGAGCAGGATTAGGAATGGTCGAAGGTCTTCTTGAATTAGTTCCTGAAGCTAGAGTGGGACACATTGGTCTTTATAGAGATGAAAAAACTTTTCAGGCTAAAGAATATTACTACAAAATGCCTGAAGTGGCAAAGGATAGTCAAATTTTTGTTGTTGACCCTATGCTTGCAACAGGTGGTAGTGCTGCAGATTCAATTGAAAGACTTCAAAAAGATGGTTTTACAAATATTAAACTAGTTTGTTTAGTAGGGGTAAAAGAAGGTGTTGAACATATTGAGAAAAAATTTGGTAAAGACTTTATGATTTACTTAGCTTCACTTGATGAAAGATTAAATGATCATAAATATATTGAACCTGGTCTTGGTGATGCTGGTGATAGAATTTTTGGGAGCAAATAG